The Mercenaria mercenaria strain notata chromosome 10, MADL_Memer_1, whole genome shotgun sequence genome contains a region encoding:
- the LOC123559422 gene encoding 26S proteasome complex subunit SEM1-like, which yields MTDQKSKPELGLLEEDDEFEEFPAEDWGGEEEDKQDVNVWEDNWDDDNIDDDFSLQLRGELEKQGKSMDGQEPMKT from the exons ATGACTGATCAAAAATCTAAACCTGAATTGGGTCTTTTGGAAGAAGATGATGAATTTGAAGAGTTTCCAGCAGAAG ACTGGGGTGGTGAGGAAGAAGACAAACAAGATGTAAATGTTTGGGAAGATAACTGGGATGACGATAACATAGATGATGATTTCTCGTTACAGCTCAG agGTGAACTTGAAAAACAAGGAAAGTCTATGGATGGACAAGAACCGATGAAAACGTAG